One Spirochaeta africana DSM 8902 genomic window carries:
- the cas3f gene encoding type I-F CRISPR-associated helicase Cas3f, producing MIVTFISQCEKKALSRTRRVLDTYASRIGSRTWQTVITMDGLAAIKKHLRKTATKNTAVACHWMRGKTRTELLWVVGNRQQFDSEGVVPVHSTQRDVFSGLTESDWDLLPQIKIVAAISALFHDWGKASELFQSKLRPSDKRKEKVLGDPVRHEWVSCFLFAEFVRSCGSTDREWLDALSDGRLDEKKIIQSVQASEKTLIEKVRHVPADLPPLASVVLYILLTHHRLPVYRGSGRSQWKGVKRGSFKELLQIISYEWSYANYLETEDQRCRLPLCFSFPHGICTDSPAWMKQIKKWSQRALERYTSFSEIINSPGFRSLIHFSRLAVMLGDHIYSSQQADPSWKTDIPLYANTEKDNSLKQKLDEHLVGVMKQALKTAHLLPRLESSMDEARDVQSLKAAARPGTKYYWQDKAVEKILAWRTEQAELLKKQDQSFGFFTVNMASTGCGKTTANAKVMQALSRDCDSLRYILALGLRTLTLQTGDEYKERLGLDETELAVLIGSKAIATLHREWHNAQQNEDSEDTVEMSSESQETLLDDHIDFACDIPEGDLRTLLQTEKDRQMLFAPVLSCTIDHMMAATETTRGGRWILPFMRLMTSDLVIDEIDDFSGTDMIAVGRLVFLAGMLGRKVMISSATITPDIAEGYFHTYHQGWTTYTASRNANETVGCCWIDEFRTVTSTVQDSDSISASRNFANHHNHFIEKRVRSLRSQRNQKGARRVGQLIQCKDLLEIGSEVEREEALFERSAQTILSLHQDNCHTDPVTGKTVSFGCVRMANIDPCVSMTKYLLGFQWPEDVCVYAMAYHSRQVLLLRNEQERHLDSVLKCKTEEPRRAAFSNLVIRKQIEKNAAANIVFVLVATPVEEVGRDHDFDWAIIEPSSYRSIIQLAGRVRRHRSTVVQKPNIAILEFNRKGLLSEGDQPVFTRPGFETDSMLLNSHSMASLVNVRDMEKGIDAVPRISRNQELKPKDSLVDLEHNSIHCSLTHYKQVPGPETMHGWHHNSFWWLTGQAQQYNYAPFRAGESQIEICDIYTEDGNYFGEWEQRNKIWLDRELVYRIDRERDSDMGYERLWLHRDYRALLERREDQYGESPGKASGVFGRLTFPKRFEGSKLLYSEQFGLVENRRE from the coding sequence ATGATCGTTACGTTTATCTCCCAATGCGAAAAGAAAGCACTAAGTCGTACACGACGAGTGCTTGATACATATGCTTCCAGGATAGGCAGCAGAACCTGGCAGACGGTAATCACCATGGATGGCTTGGCTGCGATCAAAAAACACCTGCGCAAGACAGCAACAAAAAACACCGCAGTTGCTTGTCACTGGATGCGAGGTAAGACACGGACGGAATTGCTCTGGGTGGTTGGTAACAGGCAGCAGTTCGATTCTGAAGGGGTTGTACCTGTACATTCGACTCAGAGGGATGTGTTTTCCGGATTAACCGAAAGTGATTGGGATCTCCTGCCGCAGATAAAGATTGTTGCTGCCATCTCTGCTTTGTTTCATGACTGGGGCAAGGCTTCTGAGCTATTCCAGTCAAAGCTGCGTCCGAGTGATAAAAGAAAGGAAAAAGTTCTTGGCGATCCGGTTCGGCATGAATGGGTGTCGTGTTTCCTGTTTGCAGAATTTGTCAGAAGCTGTGGCTCAACGGACCGAGAGTGGCTTGATGCATTGTCTGACGGTAGACTGGATGAGAAAAAAATCATCCAGTCTGTGCAAGCATCTGAAAAAACACTGATTGAAAAAGTGAGGCATGTTCCGGCAGATCTGCCGCCTCTGGCCAGCGTCGTTCTGTATATCCTGCTGACACATCATCGCCTCCCTGTGTACCGTGGATCTGGTCGATCACAATGGAAAGGGGTAAAGCGAGGCTCATTCAAGGAGTTGTTGCAAATAATCAGCTATGAATGGAGTTATGCCAATTATCTGGAGACTGAAGATCAGCGATGCAGATTGCCCCTTTGTTTTTCATTTCCACATGGTATATGTACGGATTCGCCGGCATGGATGAAGCAGATTAAAAAGTGGTCGCAAAGAGCACTGGAAAGGTATACATCCTTTTCAGAAATCATTAACTCGCCAGGATTTCGCAGCCTCATTCATTTTTCGAGATTAGCTGTTATGCTGGGTGATCATATCTATTCATCGCAACAGGCAGATCCCTCGTGGAAAACCGACATCCCACTGTACGCAAATACTGAGAAAGATAACAGTTTAAAGCAGAAACTTGATGAGCATTTGGTTGGTGTTATGAAGCAGGCGCTCAAAACAGCACACTTGCTTCCAAGACTAGAGTCATCGATGGATGAAGCCCGTGATGTCCAGAGCCTGAAGGCTGCGGCAAGACCTGGAACAAAATATTACTGGCAAGATAAAGCGGTAGAGAAGATTCTGGCATGGAGAACCGAACAGGCAGAGTTACTCAAGAAGCAGGATCAGTCGTTCGGGTTCTTCACGGTTAATATGGCAAGTACGGGGTGCGGCAAAACAACTGCCAATGCGAAAGTTATGCAAGCTTTGTCCCGGGATTGTGACAGCTTGCGATATATTCTGGCGCTTGGCCTGCGAACATTAACGTTGCAAACCGGTGATGAATACAAGGAACGTTTGGGACTGGATGAAACCGAGCTTGCAGTATTGATCGGGTCTAAAGCCATTGCAACACTGCACCGTGAATGGCACAACGCACAACAAAACGAAGATAGTGAAGACACGGTTGAGATGAGTTCAGAGTCCCAGGAAACACTACTGGATGACCATATTGACTTTGCCTGTGACATACCTGAGGGTGATCTTCGTACACTCCTCCAGACAGAGAAGGATCGACAGATGCTGTTTGCTCCTGTGTTGTCTTGTACGATCGATCACATGATGGCTGCTACCGAAACCACCAGGGGTGGCAGATGGATTTTGCCGTTTATGCGTTTGATGACCAGCGATCTGGTGATTGACGAGATCGATGATTTTTCCGGCACAGATATGATTGCAGTTGGGCGCTTGGTATTTCTTGCTGGTATGTTGGGCCGAAAGGTAATGATCTCCTCGGCTACAATTACTCCCGATATCGCCGAGGGCTATTTTCATACTTATCACCAAGGATGGACTACCTACACAGCATCGAGAAATGCAAATGAAACTGTAGGTTGTTGCTGGATCGACGAATTCAGAACTGTTACATCGACTGTACAGGATTCTGATTCAATCAGCGCATCGCGCAACTTTGCCAATCATCATAATCATTTTATTGAGAAGCGGGTTCGCAGCTTACGCTCTCAAAGGAACCAGAAAGGTGCTCGCAGGGTTGGTCAGTTAATTCAATGTAAAGATCTTCTCGAAATTGGATCTGAAGTAGAGCGGGAAGAAGCTCTTTTTGAGCGCTCTGCGCAGACCATATTGAGTCTTCATCAGGACAACTGCCATACCGATCCCGTGACCGGGAAAACTGTTTCCTTTGGCTGTGTGCGAATGGCAAACATTGATCCCTGTGTTTCTATGACGAAATATCTGCTTGGCTTTCAATGGCCGGAAGATGTTTGTGTGTATGCTATGGCATATCATTCCCGTCAGGTTCTACTGTTGCGGAATGAACAGGAGCGACACCTCGACAGTGTACTGAAATGTAAAACCGAGGAGCCCCGACGTGCAGCATTCAGTAACCTGGTAATTCGAAAACAAATAGAAAAAAATGCTGCTGCGAATATTGTATTCGTGCTTGTAGCAACACCGGTAGAAGAGGTTGGTAGAGATCATGATTTTGATTGGGCGATTATCGAGCCTTCTTCGTATCGGTCAATTATTCAGCTGGCAGGGCGAGTAAGGCGTCATCGCAGCACTGTTGTACAGAAGCCGAACATTGCTATTCTGGAATTCAACCGCAAAGGTTTGCTTTCTGAAGGAGACCAGCCTGTATTTACCCGCCCTGGATTTGAAACCGACAGTATGCTCTTGAACTCTCATTCAATGGCCAGTTTGGTCAACGTACGAGATATGGAAAAGGGGATCGATGCGGTTCCCAGGATCAGCCGGAATCAGGAGCTGAAACCGAAGGATTCATTGGTCGATCTGGAGCACAACAGTATTCATTGCAGTTTGACACACTACAAGCAAGTACCAGGGCCCGAGACTATGCATGGATGGCACCATAATAGCTTCTGGTGGTTGACCGGTCAGGCACAACAATACAATTACGCGCCGTTTAGAGCGGGAGAATCGCAGATTGAGATTTGCGACATATACACTGAAGACGGGAATTATTTCGGTGAATGGGAACAACGAAACAAAATTTGGCTAGATCGTGAATTAGTGTACAGGATAGATAGGGAGCGAGATAGCGATATGGGATATGAGCGATTATGGTTGCATCGAGACTATCGTGCATTACTGGAAAGGAGGGAAGATCAGTATGGGGAGTCACCAGGAAAAGCATCCGGAGTTTTCGGAAGGTTGACGTTTCCTAAAAGATTTGAAGGCAGCAAACTATTGTATTCCGAGCAGTTTGGTTTGGTTGAGAACAGGCGAGAATGA
- the csy1 gene encoding type I-F CRISPR-associated protein Csy1 — MSEEVRVFFAARREAWLKSPDQRKKIKNGVSEEELEQEADEKFHPAEWCAENARRAKSLSLVTHNPKFSHPDIKIKDVNVIQVTAQQKDDGYLRTGNCEYKSDAYGDAASLAVLKFLQLEMTDGRTVLEHFERSSEELRKEIGVSAGQFAEMREQFLNITMPKSKDTTSDLLKQVYFPVGDDYHLLSLITPGGLISVLKQRIDDVRFGNGVNEARDQKRNGKFSECGYADIPNLAVIGYGGTKAQNIGQLNLGNGGKATMLMTLPPALQDRKVYPPRTNFFRNCLRVNTVEEFFDSLDHLRAIDYNNASIRSAIEHWYKKIIDQIVAQAWAIRRECTGWSYDERYSAVPLYQKLWLDEARQSERDLSEDWQQSVIENMVQWIRMTYEKRKNMKGPKFDSTEIQFMTRLASESKEGLV, encoded by the coding sequence ATGAGTGAAGAAGTGCGTGTTTTTTTTGCAGCAAGGCGGGAAGCGTGGCTGAAAAGCCCGGATCAGCGAAAAAAAATCAAGAACGGTGTTTCGGAGGAGGAACTGGAGCAAGAGGCAGATGAAAAATTTCATCCGGCAGAGTGGTGTGCAGAAAATGCTCGCAGAGCAAAGTCGCTTAGTTTGGTAACTCATAACCCCAAGTTTTCCCATCCCGATATTAAGATTAAAGATGTAAATGTGATACAGGTCACAGCTCAGCAGAAGGACGATGGTTATTTGCGTACAGGAAATTGTGAGTATAAGTCCGACGCCTATGGAGATGCAGCATCACTTGCAGTATTAAAATTCTTGCAGCTCGAGATGACAGACGGTAGAACTGTTTTGGAGCACTTTGAACGCAGCTCTGAAGAATTACGTAAGGAAATCGGGGTATCAGCAGGTCAATTTGCAGAGATGCGAGAACAATTTCTTAATATAACGATGCCTAAAAGCAAAGACACAACGAGTGATCTCTTGAAACAAGTCTATTTCCCGGTAGGAGATGATTACCATTTGCTTTCATTGATTACGCCAGGCGGGTTGATTTCTGTTCTAAAGCAGCGAATTGATGATGTGCGATTCGGAAATGGTGTGAATGAAGCTAGAGATCAAAAAAGAAACGGGAAGTTCAGTGAGTGTGGCTATGCCGACATCCCGAACCTAGCTGTCATCGGATATGGTGGAACAAAAGCGCAGAACATAGGTCAATTAAATCTCGGGAATGGTGGTAAAGCAACTATGCTTATGACCTTACCCCCTGCTCTGCAAGACAGGAAGGTATACCCACCGCGGACCAATTTTTTCCGGAACTGCTTGCGCGTTAATACTGTTGAGGAGTTTTTTGACTCATTAGATCACTTGAGAGCAATAGATTATAACAACGCCTCAATACGGAGCGCAATTGAGCACTGGTACAAGAAGATTATTGACCAAATAGTTGCCCAGGCATGGGCCATTCGTCGTGAATGTACCGGTTGGTCGTATGATGAGCGTTATTCCGCTGTTCCTTTGTATCAAAAACTCTGGCTTGATGAAGCCAGACAAAGTGAACGGGACTTGAGCGAAGATTGGCAGCAATCGGTAATAGAGAATATGGTCCAGTGGATACGTATGACATACGAAAAGCGCAAGAACATGAAGGGACCAAAATTTGATAGTACCGAGATTCAATTCATGACCAGACTGGCCAGCGAAAGCAAGGAGGGTCTGGTATGA
- the csy3 gene encoding type I-F CRISPR-associated protein Csy3 encodes MAKSKETMASVLAYEKKIVPSDARMYGTIWEARHSERKPLNIIEKSIRGTISNRLSTALKNDPSKIDAEVEKANLQKVDSCGLAMEQDTLCIEFTLKVLSGVENPSACNNVQFLETYQIAAQDYIARENFTELGKRYAVNIANGRFLWRNRFGADSVEIRVEQLGSDEHEEPMIFNAFSYSVKSFDTDDTDVQKLGNEIAKVLSGKVSHKLFRISAYAKVGLGQEVYPSEELVLDKGKGNKGKVLFDINGVAGMHSQKIGNAIRTIDTWYPEYADSTVGPIAVEPYGAVTTLGKAFRTPKNKSDFYTLFDNFSRGGKLASIEEEHYVMAVLVRGGVFGESSKE; translated from the coding sequence ATGGCGAAATCAAAGGAAACAATGGCATCTGTATTGGCGTATGAGAAGAAAATAGTACCTTCGGATGCCCGTATGTATGGCACAATCTGGGAGGCAAGGCATTCCGAAAGGAAACCGTTGAACATTATTGAGAAGTCAATCCGGGGAACGATATCTAACAGGTTAAGTACGGCTCTGAAAAATGACCCTTCAAAAATCGATGCTGAGGTAGAAAAAGCCAATCTCCAAAAAGTTGACAGTTGTGGTTTAGCGATGGAGCAGGATACTCTTTGTATTGAATTCACCTTGAAGGTTCTGAGTGGTGTGGAAAATCCCTCTGCATGTAACAATGTGCAATTTCTGGAAACATATCAGATTGCTGCACAGGATTACATTGCCAGGGAGAATTTTACCGAGCTTGGAAAACGGTATGCAGTTAATATTGCAAACGGACGTTTCTTGTGGCGAAATCGCTTCGGGGCGGATTCAGTCGAAATCAGAGTCGAGCAATTGGGGAGCGATGAGCATGAAGAGCCGATGATCTTCAATGCTTTTTCGTATTCGGTAAAGAGTTTCGATACGGATGACACCGATGTGCAAAAGCTGGGAAATGAAATCGCAAAAGTACTGTCGGGAAAAGTGTCGCACAAATTATTCAGGATTTCTGCATATGCCAAGGTGGGTCTGGGTCAAGAGGTCTATCCAAGTGAAGAGCTGGTACTGGATAAGGGAAAAGGAAATAAGGGAAAAGTTCTTTTTGATATTAATGGCGTAGCCGGAATGCATTCGCAAAAGATTGGCAATGCAATACGAACCATTGATACCTGGTATCCTGAGTATGCTGATTCAACAGTCGGGCCTATTGCGGTAGAACCGTACGGAGCTGTTACAACGCTGGGAAAAGCTTTTCGTACACCGAAGAACAAGTCTGATTTCTATACACTGTTTGACAACTTCTCAAGAGGTGGCAAGCTGGCCAGTATAGAAGAAGAACATTATGTTATGGCTGTTCTGGTCCGCGGCGGAGTATTCGGTGAGAGCTCCAAGGAGTAG
- the csy2 gene encoding type I-F CRISPR-associated protein Csy2 — protein MKRLLIIPHLIVQNANAQSSPYTLGFPAMTAFLGATHAFQRILSKQYPEFQVKSTGVVCHNMELRTHKGYGDFVHSVINTANPITKDGKRPSFIEEPKCSLDITLIMEVDGMPLGSEEHKFQKTASEVLDSKMRIAGGDILAYQPMIYQSVDSEDPVTLSRFKRLLMPGYVLVERRDLMIQEMQDGNDALDALLNCMKIDHSCEQSEDGTVEWQSKRKYPGWLVPVAVGYQGVSELGRVSRQRDPTVQHRFAEAIVTLGEFVMPYRLKKVDSLLWHYESDQEKGLYFCTQTNNQK, from the coding sequence ATGAAACGGTTGCTAATTATCCCTCACTTAATAGTTCAGAATGCGAACGCACAGTCGAGCCCGTATACACTCGGATTCCCTGCCATGACTGCCTTTCTTGGGGCTACCCATGCTTTTCAACGGATTTTGTCAAAGCAATATCCTGAGTTCCAGGTAAAATCCACAGGTGTAGTATGTCACAATATGGAATTGCGTACTCACAAGGGATATGGAGATTTCGTTCATTCGGTAATCAATACTGCCAATCCGATAACGAAGGATGGCAAGCGGCCTTCCTTTATCGAAGAGCCAAAATGTTCTCTGGATATTACCCTGATTATGGAAGTAGATGGTATGCCATTGGGGAGTGAAGAGCACAAATTCCAGAAAACTGCTTCGGAGGTTCTCGATTCAAAAATGCGCATTGCTGGCGGTGATATTCTTGCATATCAGCCGATGATATATCAATCGGTTGATTCGGAGGATCCGGTGACACTTTCCAGGTTCAAGCGATTGTTAATGCCGGGGTATGTATTGGTTGAACGTCGAGACCTCATGATCCAGGAAATGCAGGATGGAAATGATGCCTTGGATGCGCTGTTGAATTGCATGAAGATAGATCATTCTTGTGAGCAATCTGAAGACGGAACCGTGGAATGGCAAAGTAAACGGAAATATCCCGGGTGGCTTGTTCCTGTAGCTGTTGGCTACCAGGGTGTGTCTGAGCTTGGAAGGGTGAGCCGGCAGCGAGATCCAACAGTACAACATCGCTTTGCGGAGGCAATAGTCACACTCGGAGAATTCGTTATGCCATACAGATTGAAAAAGGTTGATAGTCTGTTGTGGCATTACGAATCTGATCAGGAAAAAGGTTTATATTTCTGTACACAAACAAATAACCAAAAATAG
- the cas1f gene encoding type I-F CRISPR-associated endonuclease Cas1f: protein MEYLNNLKAILHSKRANIFYLEKCRVLMKDGRVVYLTETKKENQYFNIPVANTTVILLGMGTSITQAAVRMLASAGVLLGFSGTGGTPLLMGAEVEWMTPQSEYRPTEYVQGWLSFWFDERKRLSVAKRFQEARIEYLVKVWGKDRDLQDHQFFCDEDDIQRSLEAFRKEISGANSVESLLSSEAQLTKRLYKAAAKRTGHGKFIREREAIDSANTFLNHGNYLAYGLAATCLWVLGIPHGFAVLHGKTRRGALVFDVADIIKDAIILPWAFICAQDKLKGQEFRQHCLIQFTKHRALEHVFELVKDVAISKGNMEEQV from the coding sequence ATGGAATATTTGAATAATCTGAAAGCGATTCTCCACTCCAAACGTGCGAATATCTTTTACCTGGAAAAATGTCGTGTTTTAATGAAAGACGGCCGGGTTGTATATCTTACCGAGACAAAAAAAGAAAATCAGTATTTTAATATTCCAGTTGCGAATACGACGGTTATTTTGCTCGGCATGGGAACTTCGATAACCCAGGCTGCGGTAAGAATGCTCGCTTCGGCAGGCGTCTTACTTGGCTTCTCCGGCACCGGAGGGACACCTTTGCTGATGGGGGCAGAGGTTGAATGGATGACTCCGCAAAGTGAGTATCGTCCGACAGAATATGTACAAGGATGGTTGTCCTTTTGGTTTGATGAAAGGAAACGTCTCTCGGTTGCAAAACGCTTTCAAGAAGCAAGAATCGAGTATCTTGTAAAGGTGTGGGGGAAGGATAGAGATCTTCAGGACCATCAGTTTTTCTGCGATGAGGATGATATCCAGCGCTCCCTGGAAGCGTTTCGCAAGGAGATTTCTGGTGCTAACTCTGTAGAATCATTATTGAGTAGCGAAGCTCAATTAACAAAGCGCCTGTACAAAGCAGCGGCGAAGCGAACTGGCCATGGGAAATTTATTCGTGAACGTGAGGCAATAGACAGCGCAAATACCTTTCTTAATCACGGAAATTATCTGGCGTACGGACTTGCTGCGACATGTCTGTGGGTTCTTGGAATTCCACATGGCTTTGCAGTTCTGCATGGAAAAACCCGACGTGGGGCTCTGGTTTTTGATGTGGCGGATATCATCAAGGATGCGATCATTTTGCCATGGGCCTTTATCTGTGCACAGGATAAATTAAAGGGGCAGGAGTTCCGTCAGCATTGTCTGATACAGTTCACCAAGCATAGGGCCCTAGAGCATGTATTTGAACTGGTAAAGGATGTTGCAATCAGCAAGGGTAACATGGAAGAGCAGGTATGA
- the cas6f gene encoding type I-F CRISPR-associated endoribonuclease Cas6/Csy4: MNYYSEITLLPGADIGLYQLWSKVFTQVHLRLVEFQNPDGNVPIGVDWPEYKADIPSLGTKLRIFSSTRETLEQFDLNVVLLRFSDYVKVSGIRSVPQNISSYVAYERVQKKQNPDRIARRRARRSNLDYTEALRAVAEKNAPVITLPYVQLISLSTKRKYSLFLAKRLTEEPGGNISFNSFGINKHSTVPSF, encoded by the coding sequence ATGAATTATTACTCAGAAATAACATTGCTGCCCGGTGCTGACATTGGGTTGTACCAGTTATGGAGCAAGGTTTTTACTCAGGTGCATTTGCGGCTTGTGGAATTCCAGAACCCTGATGGTAATGTGCCGATAGGTGTTGATTGGCCAGAGTACAAAGCTGATATTCCGTCTCTTGGAACTAAACTACGAATCTTTTCCAGCACCAGGGAGACGTTGGAGCAGTTTGACTTGAATGTCGTTCTTCTCCGCTTTTCGGATTATGTAAAGGTGAGTGGCATACGATCAGTACCACAGAACATCAGCTCGTACGTTGCCTATGAACGTGTTCAGAAAAAGCAAAACCCTGACAGAATCGCGAGACGACGTGCCCGAAGAAGCAACCTTGACTATACGGAAGCTCTAAGAGCAGTGGCAGAAAAAAATGCCCCAGTTATTACTCTACCATATGTTCAACTGATTAGTCTGAGCACCAAGAGAAAGTACTCTCTTTTTCTGGCCAAACGCCTTACTGAAGAACCCGGGGGAAATATTTCGTTTAATTCATTTGGCATTAATAAACATTCCACTGTCCCCTCTTTCTGA